Proteins encoded together in one Triticum dicoccoides isolate Atlit2015 ecotype Zavitan chromosome 7B, WEW_v2.0, whole genome shotgun sequence window:
- the LOC119336017 gene encoding probable aminodeoxychorismate synthase, chloroplastic isoform X4 codes for MALKLSMLLKLYMDDLVKSNIMDATSLIISHQVVRYHSLVIEASSLPEDLVSIAWTASPRMLSFLDSDKSDNTSFWGSLNNFSIADPSGRTNNREVPITINNATKPDGYKIVMGIKHSSMPHYGVQFHPESVATHYGRQIFQNFKRITTEFGSQSSLFQERKVHSIGKLESPQVNSADQCNYVPKGLSHTEGLEFGDSVRVHMLAERNSEKKHLRLRWKRIDNFLSRTGSSEDIFSELFGHQNAEDTFWLDSSSVDQNRARFSFMGGKGGPLWKQMTFHLSNQRANCRGTITIRDAHGSAVKNSLKDGFLEFLHKEIQSIKYDEEDFEGLPFDFHGGFVGYLGYGLKVECDASSNKAKSSTPDACFFFADNLVAIDHNNGDVYILSLYDEYSLSNGNGMHHNTTHTSWLLETEKKLLRMAAMSPGLPTYGKSLIGSSNVNKQSFVVEKSKDQYIKDVRSCLDYIRDGESYELCLTTRMRRGIEYINALQLYLKLRKQNPAPYAAWLNFSSENLSICCSSPERFLRLDQNAVLEAKPIKGTIARGRTPEEDECLRLQLKYSEKDQAENLMIVDLLRNDLGKVCEPGSVHVPRLMDVESYKSVHTMVSTIRGTKKPDLSPVDCIKAAFPGGSMTGAPKVRSMEILDALESSPRGIYSGSIGFFSYNRTFDLNIVIRTVVLHDGEASVGAGGAIVALSDPEAEYAEMMLKARTPTRVVEECSQQAAAHSSPDRSDSVRTTIS; via the exons ATGGCGCTAAAATTGTCCATGCTCCTGAAGCTATACATGGACGACTTAG TGAAATCGAACATAATGGATGCTACCTCTTTAATCATATCCCATCAG GTAGTGCGCTACCATTCACTTGTAATAGAAGCAAGCTCGCTGCCTGAGGATCTTGTATCAATAGCATGGACTGCTTCTCCCAGAATGCTATCTTTCCTTGATAGCGATAAGTCTGACAACACTTCATTCTGGGGATCATTGAATAACTTTTCTATAGCAGATCCTTCAGGGCGCACTAACAATCGTGAAGTTCCAATTACCATAAACAATGCTACTAAGCCAGACGGCTACAAGATTGTCATGGGCATCAAGCATTCCAGCATGCCTCATTATGGAGTGCAG TTCCATCCAGAGAGTGTTGCTACTCATTATGGAAGACAGATTTTTCAGAACTTTAAGAGGATAACAACTGAATTTGGATCACAATCATCATTGTTTCAGGAAAGAAAGGTTCACAGTATTGGTAAACTGGAAAGCCCTCAA GTCAATTCTGCAGATCAATGCAATTATGTCCCCAAAGGCTTGTCGCACACTGAAggactagagtttggcgattctgtTCGGGTTCACATGCTTGCAGAGAGAAACAGCGAGAAAAAACATTTGCGGTTGAGATGGAAGAGAATTGATAACTTTCTCAGCCGCACAGGTAGCTCTGAAGACATTTTCTCAGAGCTTTTTGGTCATCAAAATGCTGAAGATACATTTTGGCTGGATAGCTCATCAGTTGATCAG AACAGGGCACGCTTTTCATTTATGGGTGGTAAGGGCGGACCTCTGTGGAAGCAAATGACATTTCACCTCTCCAATCAAAG AGCCAACTGTCGAGGAACCATTACTATTCGAGATGCTCATGGATCTGCTGTGAAAAACTCTCTCAAAGATGGCTTCTTGGAATTCCTTCACAAG GAGATTCAGTCCATTAAATACGATGAAGAGGATTTTGAAGGGCTGCCATTTGACTTCCATGGTGGATTTGTTGGATATCTAGG GTATGGTCTTAAGGTTGAATGTGATGCATCATCTAACAAAGCTAAATCAAGTACTCCTGATGCGTGCTTCTTCTTTGCTGATAACCTCGTGGCGATCGATCACAACAATGGTGATGTATATATTCTGTCATTATATGACGAATATTCTTTAAGTAATGGAAATGGGATGCACCATAATACGACACACACTTCATGGTTGCTGGAGACTGAGAAGAAGCTTCTCAGGATGGCTGCTATGTCACCAGGACTACCGACTTATGGAAAGTCACTTATTGGATCATCCAATGTGAATAAGCAAAGTTTTGTCGTAGAAAAATCAAAGGATCAATACATTAAGGATGTTCGAAGTTGCCTGGATTATATCAGAGACGGAGAAAGTTACGAGTTATGCCTGACCACTCGGATGAGGAGAGGGATAGAGTATATAAATGCTCTTCAACTGTACCTTAAATTGAGAAAGCAAAATCCAGCTCCCTATGCAGCCTGGCTTAACTTCTCCTCAGAAAACCTGAGTATATGCTGCTCTTCTCCTGAACGGTTTCTGCGGCTAGATCAAAATGCAGTTCTGGAGGCAAAACCAATCAAAGGCACTATAGCACGTGGCAGAACACCCGAGGAAGATGAATGCCTACGTTTGCAACTGAAATACAG TGAAAAGGATCAGGCTGAAAACTTGATGATTGTTGATCTCTTAAGAAACGACCTGGGCAAGGTCTGTGAGCCCGGAAGCGTGCACGTTCCTCGCCTCATGGACGTCGAGTCATACAAGTCAGTCCACACCATGGTGAGCACCATCCGCGGGACAAAGAAGCCCGACCTAAGCCCCGTCGACTGCATCAAAGCCGCCTTTCCAGGAGGTTCGATGACGGGCGCCCCAAAGGTGAGGTCGATGGAGATCCTCGACGCACTCGAGAGCAGCCCGAGGGGCATCTACTCAGGGTCGATCGGGTTCTTCTCGTACAACCGCACGTTCGACTTGAACATCGTGATCAGGACGGTGGTGCTGCACGATGGGGAGGCCTCGGTGGGGGCGGGCGGGGCGATCGTGGCTCTGTCGGACCCTGAGGCGGAGTATGCTGAGATGATGCTCAAGGCTAGGACACCGACGAGGGTTGTCGAGGAGTGCAGCCAACAGGCCGCGGCGCACAGCAGTCCGGACCGATCGGATTCGGTGCGGACGACTATAAGTTAG